The Chanos chanos chromosome 16, fChaCha1.1, whole genome shotgun sequence genome has a window encoding:
- the LOC115829567 gene encoding peptidyl-prolyl cis-trans isomerase FKBP10-like, whose amino-acid sequence MEAKFTVAFLYLSGLFQGYNSNPLGDVIIERYSVPTFCSREVQTGDYVRYNYVGTFTDGKKFDSSVDKGTPFVGQVGVDSRVIPGLDKGVQGMCVNERRKITIPPHLAYGVLGAGTVIPPDTTLVFDVVLLDLWNLEDKVQIRTLHKPEICKRTVEPSDFIRYHFNGTLLNGTLFDSSYSTNMTYDTYVGQGYLIKGLDQGLLGMCIGERRSIIVPPFLAYEDKGYDTKIPPHATLIFHVLLVDLFNAKDDVTVEIQEIPQPCVRKAQVGDYVRYHYNGTFQDGTAFDSSYPRNSTYNTYIGMGYVISGMDKALQGVCVGERRRVTIPPHLAYGENGTGDLIPGSAVLIFDLHIVDFHNPQDLVDIKVTHKPEACNVTSGENDLIQYRYNCSLLDGTLLYSSDQYDKPPRATLGMGQVIEGLDQGLQGMCVGERRVVTVPPHFGHGENGGVGVPGSAVLVFQLELLELQKGVPEGYLFVWLEDSPDPLFPALDMNQDQEVPLEEFSAFIKLQVSEGRGRMRPGVDENTVIKDMFTNQDRNKDGKITADELKLKTDEDDEAPSHDEL is encoded by the exons ATGGAGGCAAAATTCACCGTTGCATTCCTATACTTGTCGGGACTATTCCAGGGATACAACTCTAACCCGTTAGGGGATGTGATTATAGAACGGTACTCGGTTCCCACTTTTTGTTCAAGAGAGGTGCAGACTGGAGACTATGTGCGGTACAACTATGTCGGGACTTTTACAGACGGAAAAAAGTTTGATTCTAG tgtagaTAAAGGAACTCCATTTGTGGGTCAGGTGGGGGTAGACAGTAGAGTGATCCCTGGCTTGGACAAAGGTGTTCAAGGCATGTGCGTGAACGAACGCAGAAAGATCACTATCCCTCCTCACCTCGCTTACGGAGTTCTAGGAGCAG GCACGGTGATTCCCCCAGACACAACGCTTGTGTTTGATGTTGTCTTGTTGGACTTGTGGAATCTGGAGGATAAGGTTCAGATACGTACGCTTCATAAACCAGAAATATGCAAGCGGACAGTGGAACCTTCAGACTTCATCAGATACCACTTCAATGGAACCTTGCTAAATGGAACCTTGTTTGACTCCAG CTATTCTACGAACATGACGTATGACACCTATGTGGGGCAGGGATACCTTATCAAAGGCTTGGACCAGGGGCTCTTGGGTATGTGCATTGGAGAGAGGCGGTCCATCATCGTACCTCCATTCTTGGCTTATGAGGACAAGGGATATG ACACTAAGATCCCTCCACACGCCACTCTCATTTTCCACGTGCTCTTGGTCGACCTGTTCAACGCAAAAGATGACGTTACCGTGGAGATCCAGGAGATTCCGCAGCCTTGCGTCAGGAAAGCCCAGGTGGGCGATTACGTTCGCTACCACTACAACGGCACTTTCCAGGACGGAACCGCATTTGACTCCAG TTATCCGCGGAACAGCACGTATAACACCTATATTGGCATGGGCTACGTGATCAGCGGAATGGACAAAGCCcttcagggtgtgtgtgtcggaGAGAGACGCCGCGTTACCATACCACCACACTTGGCCTATGGAGAGAATGGAacag GCGACCTCATCCCTGGTTCAGCGGTGTTAATTTTTGACCTCCACATTGTCGACTTCCATAACCCCCAAGACCTGGTAGATATCAAAGTCACCCACAAACCGGAGGCCTGCAACGTGACGAGTGGCGAAAACGACCTGATCCAGTATCGCTACAACTGCTCTCTGCTAGATGGCACTTTGCTCTACTCATC GGATCAATATGACAAACCTCCACGGGCCACACTGGGCATGGGGCAGGTGATAGAGGGGCTGGACCAGGGACTGCAGGGCATGTGTGTGGGCGAGAGGAGGGTGGTTACTGTACCCCCCCACTTTGGACATGGCGAAAATGGAG gtgttGGTGTGCCTGGTAGTGCTGTGTTGGTCTTTCAGTTGGAATTATTGGAGCTGCAAAAGGGTGTTCCTGAAGGTTATCTGTTTGTATGGTTGGAAGACAGTCCTGATCCTTTGTTCCCAGCATTAGACATGAACCAAGACCAGGAGGTCCCTTTGGAGgag tTCTCCGCCTTCATAAAGCTCCAGGTGTCAGAGGGCAGGGGACGCATGAGGCCCGGGGTGGACGAAAACACAGTCATCAAGGATATGTTCACCAATCAGGACCGTAACAAAGACGGCAAGATCACCGCAGAcgaactgaaactgaaaaccgATGAGGACGACGAGGCACCTTCACACGATgaactgtga
- the LOC115829561 gene encoding cytosolic 5'-nucleotidase 3-like has product MTSHIKMIPELSKESVSMRDPQRVEETLNSMRQAGPNTLQVISDFDMTLTRFAHNGKRCPTCHNILDNSKLISEECKAKLKDLLNTYYPIEIDSSRSVDEKLPLMVEWWTKAHDLLVQQQIRKDRLAIVVEESDAMLRDGYRQFFDHLRDQDVPLLIFSAGIGDVLEEVIRQAGVFHPNIKVFSNYMDFDESGVLRAFKGELIHIYNKREGALLNTGHFQELRARHNVLLLGDSLGDLTMADGVQNLENILKIGYLNDKVEERKQSYLNTYDIVLVKDETLDVPNAILSYITGSQ; this is encoded by the exons ATGACGTCTCATATCAAAATG ATTCCAGAATTGTCAAAGGAGTCTGTTTCAATGCGTGATCCACAGCGTGTAGAAGAGACACTGAATTCCATGAGACAAGCAGGACCCAACACGTTACAG GTCATTTCAGACTTCGACATGACGCTAACCAGATTCGCTCACAACGGCAAACGCTGCCCCACCTGCCACA ATATTCTGGACAACAGCAAGCTGATAAGTGAGGAGTGCAAAGCCAAG ctTAAGGACCTGCTGAATACGTACTACCCAATTGAGATTGACTCTTCACGTTCAGTGGACGAAAAGCTGCCGCTGATGGTAGAGTG GTGGACTAAAGCCCATGACCTTCTGGTGCAGCAGCAGATTAGAAAGGACCGGCTCGCTATAGTGGTGGAGGAGTCTGACGCAATGCTCAG GGATGGGTACCGACAGTTCTTTGACCACCTTAGGGATCAGGACGTCCCATTGCTCATCTTCTCCGCAGGCATCGGTGATGTCCTGGAGGAGGTGATCCGGCAGGCGGGGGTTTTCCACCCAAACATCAAAGTTTTCTCCAACTATATGGACTTTGATGAGTCT GGTGTGTTGCGAGCGTTTAAAGGGGAGCTGATCCATATCTATAACAAACGTGAAGGAGCGCTCCTGAACACAGGCCACTTCCAGGAGCTCAGGGCCAGACATAACGTCCTACTTTTGGGGGATTCACTGGGTGACCTTACCATGGCCGACGGAGTCCAAAACCTGGAGAATATTCTGAAGATAGGATACCTCAATGACAAG gtggaggagaggaagcagtcCTACCTGAACACCTACGACATTGTCCTGGTGAAAGACGAGACCTTGGACGTACCCAACGCCATCCTGTCTTACATCACCGGCAGCCAGTGA